The Ensifer canadensis genomic sequence GAACACGGCCGACTTGTGACCGACGGACCGATCGGCCTGACGGTCGGGCAGCAGCTGCGCATCGTTCCCAATCATGCCTGCGTCGTGACCAACATGGTCGACGCCGTGCATATCGTCGAGGGCGACGAGCCGAAGGCCATCTGGCCGATCGTCGCCCGTGGCCACGTGCTCTAGCGGGTTTGTTGCTGCGGCAACCGTTCTTTGGCTGAGTTTTCCTAGGCCCCGCTTCGTCCCAGAAGGGTCGCATCCCTAGCGTGCCCAAACCGCGTCCATACGGCCGCCCGATCACATAGCCCATCCGGAATTTTGATGTGCGCGTCAAAGGGCTCATGCTATTCTCCGCCCGGTTCGCCACTGACAGGAGATCGGCGACCAGACGGGCGTTGGGCAAACCGTTCCTTAAAAAGGCACAACAACGATAGGACTTTTCCCGATAGCCACCTCCCGCATCATCAGTTTGCGTTGAAGCAGTCAATTAAATTGATAGTTTTATCTGGTAACCGATGGAGGTCGAGATGGGCTTTGGACGAATTACCGGAATTGTGGGACTGGCAATTGTAGTCGGAGGCCTGCAGCTTGGTGCTGCAAGTGTGGCTTTTGCCGACACGACGATCCTGAACGTGTCCTATGACCCGACACGTGAACTTTACAAGGACTTCAACGCTGCCTTCGGTGAAAAGTGGAAGGCGGACACCGGCGAAACCGTGACGATCCAGACATCGCATGGCGGCTCCGGCAAGCAGGCCCGCTCCGTGATCGACGGACTGCAGGCCGACGTCGTGACGCTGGCGCTTGAGGCGGACATCGACGCGATCGCCAAGGAAACCGGAAAGATCCCGGCAGACTGGAAGACCAAGTTCGAAAATAACAGCGCACCCTACACGTCGACGATCGTCTTCCTGGTGCGCAAGGGCAACCCGAAAGGCATCAAGGACTGGGGCGATCTCGTCAAGGACGACATCCAGGTGATCACGCCGAACCCGAAGACCTCGGGCGGCGCGCGCTGGAACTTCCTGGCAGCCTGGGCCTACGCACGTGCGGCCAATGGCGGCGACGATGCCAAGGCGCAGGCATTCGTTACCGATCTGTTCAAGCATGTGCCGGTGCTCGATACCGGTGCGCGCGGCTCGACCACGACCTTCGTCCAGCGCGGCCTTGGCGACGTGCTGCTCGCCTGGGAAAACGAAGCCTATCTTTCGCTCGAGGAACTCGGCCCGGATAATTTCGACATCATCACGCCGTCGATCTCGATCAAGGCCGAGCCGCCGGTCGCGCTGGTTGACGGCAATGTCGATGCCAAGGGTACGCGCAAGGTCGCCGAGGCCTATCTCGGTTACCTCTACAGCGACGCCGGCCAGAAAATCGCTGCGAAGCATTACTATCGCCCGTTCAAGCCGGCGGCTGCCGACCCCAAGGATGTCGCTCGCTTCGGTGATCTCAAGCTGGTGACGATCGAGGACTTTGGCGGCTGGAAGGAAGCGCAACCGAAGTTCTTCGGCGACGGTGGTGTGTTCGACCAGATCTACAAGCCGGGGCAATAATCGACCCTGTTCATGACATGAGAAGATCGGCCGGACCATTCGATCCGGCCGATCCCGTGCTACAGCGCCGCGCGTCAAATATGACGCGTAAAGGGACGCTGTAGCGCTTTGAACTTGCTGCAAATTTCCTCGTAAAACCGTTTCCGATTTGAGGAGGAAATTGTGCAGTGGGCCCACATGGGGATTGCGGGCATCATTGAGGACCGCTTGGGTTTTTTGCCTTGGGCATGAGAGGTGAGTTGGATTTGAGAGAGCATGGCCACAACAGGCGCTGGCGGTTTCGCCAGCCGAGTGTGCTTCCGGGGTTTGGTCTGGCGCTCGGCGTCACGCTATTCTGGCTGGTTTTGATCATCCTCATTCCGCTGTCGGGCCTGATCTGGCGCTCGAGCGGCCTTGGCTGGTCGCAGTTCATGACGCTGGCGCTCGATACCCGCACGCTCAATGCACTCAGGATCAGTTTCGGCACGGCCTTTGTCGCCGCCATCGTCAATCTGATCTTCGGCGTCATCCTCGCCTGGGTGCTGGTGCGCTATCGTTTCCCCGGCAAGCGGGTGATCGACGCCATGGTCGACCTGCCGTTCGCGCTGCCGACGGCGGTCGCCGGCATTGCGCTGGCGACACTGTATGCCCCGAACGGCTGGATCGGCGCGCTGCTGGCCCCACTTGGCATCAAGATCGCCTTTACCCCCGTCGGCATCGTCATCGCGCTGATCTTCGTCGGCCTGCCCTTCGTCGTCCGGACCGTGCAGCCGATCATGGAGGAGATCGACAAGGAAGTGGAGGAGGCCGCCGCCACGCTCGGCGCCAGCCGCTTCCAGACGATCCGCCGGGTGCTGTTGCCGGGGCTGCTGCCAGCTGGGCTGACCGGCTTTGCGCTCGCCTTTGCCCGCGGCGTCGGCGAATACGGCTCGGTGATCTTCATCGCCGGCAACCTGCCCTACGTCTCCGAGATCGCTCCGCTCTTGATCGTCATCCGGCTGGAAGAGTTTAATTATCCCGCCGCCACCGCCATTGCCGCGGTGATGCTGGTGATCTCCTTTGCCATGCTGCTCGTCATCAACTCGATCCAGGCCTGGAGCCGGCGGAGATATGTCTATGTCGCCTGATCTGACTACAGCCGCCCATCACGTGCGTGCCGCCACCTCGGAAAGCCGCTTTGCCCGCATAAGTCTGATCGCTGCAGCGCTCGCCTTCGTCGGCCTGTTCCTGCTGCTGCCGCTGGCCGCCGTCTTTACCGAGGCGCTGCGCAAGGGACCGGCCGAATTCCTGTCGGCGCTTGGCGATGCCGAAACCTTCTCCGCCATCCGCCTGACGCTGATTGTCGCCGCCATCGCCGTGCCGCTCAACCTCGTCTTCGGCGTCGCCGCCGCCTGGGCGATCGCCAAGTTCGAGTTCATCGGCAAGGCCTTCCTGACGACGCTGATCGACCTGCCGTTCTCGGTCTCGCCGGTGATCTCCGGTCTGGTCTTCGTGCTTCTGTTCGGCTCGCACAGCCTCATCGGCCCGTGGCTGCAGAGCCATGGCATCCAGATCCTGTTTGCCGTGCCGGGACTGGTGCTGGCCACCGTCTTCGTCACCTTCCCCTTCGTTGCCCGCGAACTGATCCCGTTGATGCAGGAACAGGGCACCAGCGACGAGGAGGCGGCGCTGTCCTTGGGCGCATCCGGCTGGCAGACCTTCTGGCATGTGACGCTGCCCAACATCAAATGGGGGCTGCTTTACGGCGTGCTCCTGTGCAACGCCCGCGCCATGGGCGAGTTCGGCGCGGTGTCGGTGGTCTCGGGCCATATTCGTGGCCAGACCAACACCATGCCGTTGCAGGTGGAAATCCTCTATAATGAATATAACTTCGTCGCCGCCTTTGCGGTTGCGACGTTGCTGGCGCTGCTGGCGCTGGTCACCCTCGTCTTGAAAACGGCGCTCGAGCTTCGCTACAGCGCCGAGATCGCCGCCAGCCGCAGGCATTGAAAGGTCCGGATCGTCATGGAAGTCCGCGTTCAGAACATACGCAAGGAATTCGGCCGCTTTCCGGCGCTCGACGATGTCTCGCTCAACATCCGCTCGGGCGAGCTGATCGCGCTCTTGGGCCCCTCCGGCTCGGGCAAGACGACGCTGTTGCGGCTGGTCGCCGGTCTTGAAAGCCCGACCGACGGCACGATCTTCTTCGGCGACGAGGATGCCTCGCAAAAGACCGTGCAGGAGCGCAACATCGGCTTCGTGTTCCAGCACTATGCCCTGTTCCGTCACATGACGGTACTCGACAATGTCGCCTTCGGCCTCAAGGTGCGTCCGGCCAACCGCCGGCCACCGGCGGCCGACATCCGCAAGCGCGCGCTTGATCTCATCGATCTCGTCCAGCTCTCCGGGCTTGAGAAGCGTTATCCGGCGCAGCTGTCGGGCGGCCAGCGCCAGCGCGTGGCGCTCGCCCGCGCCATGGCGGTCGAGCCGAACGTGCTTCTGCTCGATGAGCCCTTCGGCGCACTCGATGCCCAGGTCAGGAAGGAACTCAGGCGCTGGCTGCGCGAGATCCACGACCGCACCGGCCACACCACCATCTTCGTCACCCATGACCAGGAAGAGGCGCTGGAGCTTGCCGACCGGGTGGTGGTGATGAGCAAGGGCACGATCGAACAGGTCGGCACCCCCGACGAGATCTACGACCATCCGGTGTCGCCGTTCGTCTACGGCTTCATCGGCCAGTCGAACGCGCTTGCCGTCACCCTTGCCAACGGCGAGATCTGGTTCGAGGACCGGCCGATCGGCCTCAGAGCTCCGACCGAGCCCGACGGCCCGGCCACCCTCTACTTCCGCCCGCACGACATCGAGCTGATCGATGGCTGCGGCGGCTGTCTCGCCGGCCTGGTCACCGCCAGCCGCCGCGTCGCCGGTACCCGCCATCTCGAACTCGACCTCGGCCGCAACCATCCGCATGCCGAAATCGAACTGCCACCCGAACGCACCACAACACAGGACCGCGCAAGGGTCGCATTCCGCCCGACAAAGTGGAAGCTGTTCAGGGACGAGAAGGCGGGCAACGAGGTGCCAAGCGCAGACGTCGAGGCGGAGGCGCCGGTCCAACCGTTCGAACTGGCACGCACCGGGACCTGACGGCTTCTCAGCGCCCGATCCTCATCTCGCCTCCAAGCCATTTCCCGTTTCTGCCGAGATGCGCTACAGCACCTCATGCGGTGAGAGAAGCGGGAGACGAGGCGCATGTCCGTTATTGACGATCTGAAACAGGCACTCGGCGATGCCGTGCTGACCGGCACTGACATCGGCGAGCGCTATCGCAGCGACGCCAGCCTCACCGGACGTTATCTTCCGAAGGCCGTCATCCGCCCTGCGAACACAGAGGAAGTCGCAGCGACCCTCCGCATATGCAACGCCCATGGCCAGGCGGTCGTCGTACAAGGTGGGCTGACCGGCCTTGCCGGCGGCGCGAACCCGGACGAGGACGCGATTTCCATCTCGCTCGAACGCCTGACCGGCGTTGAGGAAATCGATCCGCTTTCCGCAACCATGACCGTCCTTGCCGGCACGCCGCTCGAGGTCGCCCAGCGCGCCGCCGACGATGCAGGCTTCCTGCTGCCGATAGACCTCGGCGCCCGCGGCTCCTGCCAGATCGGCGGCAATCTCGCCACCAATGCCGGCGGCATCCGCGTCATCGGCCATGGCGTCACGCGTGACAACGTCCTGGGGCTTGAAACCGTGCTTGCCGATGGCACGATCCTCTCGTCGCTCAGCAAGATGATCAAGAACAACACCGGCTATGATCTGCGCCAGTATTTCATCGGTTCGGAGGGCACGCTCGGCGTCATCACACGCGCCGTCCTGCGGTTGAAGCCGCGGCCGTCCGGACGGCTGACGGCGCTCTGCGCGCTTCAGACCTATGACCAGGTCGTCGCCTTCCTGGCGCGAGCACAAAGAGGACTTCCTGGCCTCTCGGCCTTCGAGGCCATGTGGGAAGACTATTTTCACTTCAACTGCGAGGCGGAGGGACAGCGCTTTTTCGAGACGTCCCCCGCCTTTGCGGTGATCGTGGAACAGGATGTCCAGGGCCACGAGACCGACAGCGAGGAATTTGAGACCTTCCTCGGCGCCGCACTGGAAGACGATGTCATCGTCAATGCTCTGATCGCCCAGTCGGAGAAAGAAAGCCGGCTCTTCTGGCAGGTGCGCGAGGGCCACGCGATGGACCGCTTGCTGCCGGCGCTGATCAATCTCGACGTCAGCCTGCCGATCGGCGAAATCGGCCGTTTCGCGGCCGAATGCGGCGCGGCGCTCGCCGCCCGTTTCCCGCAGGCGCACATCTCCTTCTTCGGGCATGTTGCCGACAGCAATCTGCACATCGCTTTTTCCACGTCGGGAAGCGACGAGAGCACGCAGCACGCGGTCGACGGCATCGTCTATGACATCGTTCGGCGCTATCGCGGCTCGATCTCCGCCGAACACGGCATCGGCACCTTGAAGCGGGAGTTCCTCGGCCATTCGCGAAGTGCGGCTGAGCTTGAGGTCATGCGCCGGATCAAGCACGCGCTTGACCCGAAGGGCATCCTGAACCCCGGCAAGGTTTTTTGACTGGGCGTATCGGCCTCAGAGCCAGGACGCCGGCGTCTTCGGCAAGCGGCTTTCCGGATCGATCACCGTCAACTCCGCCCCGCCGGCATTCCATCGCCAGAGCGCGACGCAGCTGCCGCCCGGGGACATGAAGGACGGGTAGATCAGCCCATCGAAACCACGGCTGGTCAACTCCGCCTGCAGACGGTGCGTCGCCGGCACCACGCCTTGATCCAGTGCGTCGCGCCACTCCTCCCGGTGGATATCATCAGTAACGCCGAAATCCGCAAGCACATCCGGCGCCATCATATCGGCCAGCCACGCATGCCGCAGTTCAAGCTGAGCGATCAAAGCGGGATGCTGGACAAAGCTCTGGTTATATTCCGCCCAGGCGGTCGACAGTTCGCGCGCCGCGTAAATCGTCGGCAGGCCGACCGGGTTCCAGCGGCCGCCGAAGCGCGCGGCACCATCGCCCGAAAGCGGAGCGTGGGCCCAGCGGGGCACATAGGCGCGCCAGAGGCGCACCGGCTCACTCTCCGACATCAGGCGTAGACACCCGAACGCACGGCCTCGAGATAGGCAAGCACCTTGTCTGCCTTGCCCTCTCGGGCAAGATCATAGGCAGTCTTGCCCGCCCATCCGGGGATCGGCTGGTGCTTGAACCAGATCACGGCCCGGCTCTCGTCGCCCGCCATTTCGGCAGCCATGGCGAGGATACGCACGACTTTGCTGAGAGCCGCGTCGACCTTGCGCGCGCTCGACTTCGCCGTCAGCGTGTTGCGTGCGACGCCGATCAGCTTCGCCAGTTCCGCAAGTGTCACGCCCAGACGATCCGCGACCAGCCGGGCAGACAGAAACGACGACTGGCTTTCGCCGAAATGGGAGGCAGAGATGTTGAAGCCGACGGCTGACATGGCGCATTCCGATCTTATCTTGATCATCACCTGATCAAAATAGGCTCAAAATCTGCTCAAATCAAGGAAGCGATGCCTGTCGCCAAGAGGGCTCGCGCCGTTCGAAGAAGGCGGCAACGCCTTCGCGCGCCTCATCGGACTCCCAGCAATCGGCAAGCTGCTCGATCGTCGCGGCAATAGTCTCTTCGGTGATCGGCTGTCCGAGCGAACGGGCAAGCCGTTTCGCCCGTCCGGTCGCACCGGGCGCTGTCTGGAGATAGGGTTCGACCTCGGCCGCAATTGCCGCATCAAGCGCATCGGGGCCAGCAATGGCCGTCACCAGACCGGCATCCCTTGCCTCTTCGGCGCTGAACAGGCGTGCGGACATGAACAGAGGCCGCGCCCTGCCCTCGCCGATGCGGGCAACGACGTAGGGGCTGATGGTCGCCGGAATGAGGCCGAGCCGGGTTTCGGTCAGGCCGAAGCGCGCATCGGACGACGCAATGACGGCATCGCAGATGCTCATGAGGCCGACGCCGCCGCCGAAGGCATTGCCGTGCACCCGTGCGATGACCGGCTTGGCGATCTCGTTCAGCGCCTTGAACATCAACGCCAGACGGGTCGCCTCGGCGATCCGGGTCGGCCGGTCCGCGTCGAACTGCTCGCGCATCCAGTTGAGATCGCCGCCGGCGCAGAAACTGCGGCCTTCGGCATCGAGCACCACGACGCGGACGGTGACATCCACTGACAGTCGCTCCGCCGCCTCAGTCAGTTCACCGATCATGATTGCGGAAAGCGCGTTGTGCTTCTGCGGTTGCGCCAGCGTCAGGCGGGCGACGCCCTTCGCATCGACGGCGTATCGGATCGTTTCGAACATCAGCCAGCACTCCTCAGCGATCGTGCGAAGGCGGCCGCATCTTCGAGCCTTGCCGCATCCAGCCCCGTCGAAAACCCGCGCCCGATGACAAAGGCATTGACATCAAGCGTATCGACATTCCCTGCGGCGCCCGGCGCATAGGGGCAGCCGCCAAGGCCACCGGCAGAAGCGTCGAAGACACGCAAGCCGCGCTCGAGCGCGACTCCGATATTGTCGAGCGCTCGCCCGGACGTGTCGTGAAAATGGCCCGCCAATTGTTCGGCCGGAACATGAGCCAGCACGGCCGCCAACATCGCGTCGACCGCCTCGGGCGTGCCGCGCCCGATCGTGTCGCCAAGGCTGATCTCGTAACAGCCAAGCACCATCAAGGCGGCGGCCACTTGGGCAGCGCTCTCCGGCGCGATCGCGCCTTCATAGGGGCACTCGACAACGCAGCTGACATAGCCTCGCAACGGCACAGCACTGGCGCGGCAGGCCTCTGCAACCGGGCGAAAGCGCTCGATGCTTTCGGCGATCGAACAATTGATGTTCTTCTGCGAGAAGGTCTCAGACGCCGAGGCGAAGATCGCAACCTCGTCGGCCTTGGCCGCCAGAGCCGCATCGAAGCCCTGCATGTTCGGCGTCAGCGCCGCGTAGCGCGTACCCGGTCGACGCTTTATCCCGGCCATGACAGCCGACGCATCCGCCATTTGCGGCACCCATTTCGGGCTGACGAAGCTCGTGACCTCTATGCGCTGGTAACCACAGTCCGACAGCAGATCGACAAGGTGGATCTTGTCCTTCGTGTCGACAAGCCGCTTCTCGTTCTGCAAGCCGTCGCGTGGCGCCATTTCGACAAGTGTGACATGTTCTGGCGCCAGCACGCTCATTCGCTGCGCTCCGGTTGCAACACGACGAGGATCGCGCCGGCGCTTACCTGTTCGCCTGGCGTTACCAGCGCGCTCTCGATGACGCCCGCACGCGACGCTGCCAGCGTCAGCTCCATTTTCATCGCTTCCATCACCACGAGCGGTTGGCCCTTCGTGACCACGTCGCCGGCGCGAACATGGATGAGCTTGACGATGCCGGGCATCGGAGCAGCAAGCTCGTCCTCCGCCGCCTCACCGGCGTGGGCGGTGGCGAGCGCATCGGGAAGGCGAAGAACGAAGGTCTCGCCACTGACGAAGAGCGTGATGGTTTCATGCTCGCGCAGGAAGCGGAAGACGCGTTGCTCGCCGGAGATCTCCACACGGGCGCCATCGTCGAACCGATCGAGCACAAGCACCGGAAAGGTGCTTTCGCCAGCCCGCACTGCGAACTGATCGCGCCCGCGCGCGGCAAGCGTGACGACCGATCGCCCGCCGGCGTGGTCGACGGCAATGCTTCTATGAGCATCCCCCCAGATCTGCCAGTGACCGAGCGACGACCAGGGATCGTCGGATTTCATCGGCTGCAGCACGCCGGTGGCGGCGATCGCCGCCAGTGCCAGCGCCTCGTCACTCGGCACCACAGGCGTCGTCAATTGATCGATTGCCCGGTCGATAAGGCCGGTATCCGGCCGCCCGGCGCGAAACTCGGGCTCTGCAGCGAGGCGGGCCAAGAAATCGAGATTGGTGATGGTACCGCCGATACGGCAGGCTTTGAGGGCGCTCTCCAGCCGCGCCAGCGCCGACGAGCGGCTCGGCCCGTGTACGATCAGCTTGGCGATCAGCGGGTCGTAGTAGGGGGCGATGACGTCGCCCTGCCGGACGCCGGCATCGACGCGGACGCCGTCTACAGGAAAATCGAGCGTTGCGAGCCGCCCGGTTGCCGGCAGGAAGCCGCGCGCCGGATCCTCGGCATAGATCCGTGCCTCGAACGCCCAGCCATCAATGGCGATTTCATTCTGTCGCTTTGGCAAGGCCTCGCCGACAGCGGCGCGCAACTGCCACTCGACGAGGTCAATGCCCGTGATCGCCTCGGTGACCGGATGCTCCACCTGAAGCCGGGTGTTCATTTCCATGAAATAGAACTGGTCCGGCCAGAGCCCGTTGGTGACATCGGCGATGAATTCGACCGTGCCCGCACCGACATAGCCGATGGCGCGCGCAGCCTTGACCGCGGCCTCGCCCATGGCGCGGCGAACCTCCGCCGTCATGCCGGGCGCCGGCGCCTCCTCGATCACTTTCTGATGGCGGCGCTGCAGCGAGCAGTCGCGCTCGAACAGATGCAGGATATTGCCGTGGCGGTCGCCGAAGACCTGGACTTCGATGTGACGCGGCTTGGTCAGGTATTTCTCGATGAGCACCGCGCCGTCGCCGAAGGCGGCTTCGGCTTCGCGGCGCGCTGCTTCAAGGGCCGCAGCAAACTCGTGCGGCTGCTCGACCTTGCGCATCCCCTTGCCGCCGCCACCTGCGCGCGCCTTGATGAGTACGGGAAAGCCGACGTCAGCCGCCCGGTCCGCCAGGAAGGATGGCTCCTGCTCGTCACCCTGATAACCGGGGACAACGGGCACGCCGGCCTGTTGCATCAGCGCCTTGGCCGCATCCTTCAGCCCCATCGCGCGAATAGCGTCCGGCGACGGGCCGACGAAAGTCATGCCCGCGGCCTCGACCGCCTCGGCAAAATTGGCGTTTTCCGACAGGAAACCGTAGCCCGGGTGAATGGCATCCGCGTTGACGGACCGAGCCGCAGCCACGATCCGCTCGATCGAAAGATAGCTCTCGGAGGCTGTTGGCGGTCCGATGCGGATCGCCTCGTCCGCCAACGTCACATGTAAAGCGTCGACATCGGCATCGGAATAAACGGCGACAGTGCGGATGCCCAGGCGCCGGGCCGTGCGGATGACGCGGCAGGCGATCTCACCGCGGTTGGCAATCAGAAGCTTTGAAAACATCGGCATATGGCCCGCCCTATTGTGCCGCGATCACTTCGACTTCGAGCAACCAACCGGAATCGAAGATGCCGGCAATCACCACCGTCATCGCCGGCGCGAGCGGACCGAGATATTCGGCACGGGCCGCGCGGTTGGCCATGGTGTGGTTGCGATCGGCGAGAAAGGCCGTCACCTTGACGATATCGGCCTTGCTCATGCCGGCGGCCTTCAATTGGGCGTCAATGTTCAGCCAGACCTGGCGCGCCTGTGCCTCGAAGCCGTCGGGCAGCACGTCGTCGGAATTGAGCGGCACCTGGCCGCTGACGAAAACCAGTCGCTCGAAATTCTCGAGCCGCACGGCTTGCGAATAGCCGCCACGGGGTTGCGGCGCATTCTTGGCGTTGACGTTTTCGCGCTTCATCGCGATCTCCCTACATTCTGAACAGGCCGAAACGCGTATCTTCTATTGGCGCATTGAGCGCCGCCGACAGGGACAACCCGAGAACGTCGCGGCTCTTGCGCGGGTCGACGACGCCGTCGTCCCAGAGCCGGGCCGAGGCATAGAGCGGATGGCTCTGGCGCTCGAAGAGATCGAGAACCGGCTGCCGGAACTTGGCTTCCTCTTCCTCGTTCCAGGGCGTTCCGGCGCGCTTCAGCGCCTCGCCGCGCACCGTCGACAACACGCCGGCCGCCTGTTCGCCGCCCATTACAGAAATCCGGCTGTTGGGCCAGGTCCAGAGGAACCGCGGCGAGAAGGCGCGACCGCACATGCCATAGTTGCCGGCACCGAACGATCCGCCGACCAGCATGGTGATTTTCGGCACCTGCGCCGTCGCCACGGCCGTGACCAGCTTGGCGCCGTGCTTGGCGATGCCTTCGGTCTCATATTTGCGGCCGACCATGAAGCCGGTGATGTTTTGCAGGAACACCAGCGGGATCTTGCGCTGGGCGCAAAGCTCGACGAAGTGCGCACCCTTCAGCGCCGATTCCGAAAAAAGCACGCCATTGTTGGCGATGATGCCGACGGGAACGCCGTGGACATGCGCGAAACCGCAGACGAGCGTGGTGCCGTAGCGCGCCTTGAACTCGTCGAAGCGGGAGCCATCGACAAGTCGGGCGATGACTTCGCGGATGTCATAGGGCGTGCGCAGGTCCGCCGGCACGATGCCGGCGATCTCCTGCGGATCGTAAAGCGGCGGCTCCGGGCTCTGCAATTCCACCGACGTCGGTTTGCGGCGGTTGAGTGCGGCGACCGCACGGCGGGCAAGCGCCAGCGCATGCGCATCATCGCGCGCCATATGGTCGGCAACACCGGAGAGACGCGTGTGCACGTCGGCGCCGCCAAGGTCCTCGGCCGAGACCACTTCACCGGTCGCCGCGCGCACCAGCGGCGGGCCGGCCAGGAAGATCGTGCCCTGACCCTCGACGATGATCGTCTCGTCCGACATGGCCGGCACATAGGCGCCACCTGCGGTGCACGATCCCATGACAACGGCGATCTGCGGAATTCCGGCCGCCGACATGTTGGCCTGGTTGTAAAAGATCCGACCGAAATGCTCCCGGTCGGGAAAGACCTCGTCCTGGTTCGGCAGGTTGGCGCCGCCGGAATCGACCAGGTAGATGCACGGCAACTGGTTCTCGGCGGCAATCTCCTGCGCACGCAGATGCTTCTTGACCGTCATGGGATAATAGGTCCCGCCTTTGACGGTCGGGTCGTTGCAAACGATCATGCATTCGCGGCCGGACACCCGGCCGATACCGGTGATGAGACCCGCTGCCGGCGCATCGCCGTTATACATGCCGTGTGCGGCCGTCGAGCAGATTTCGAGGAAGGGCGTTGCCGGGTCGATCAGCGAGGCGACGCGGTCGCGCGGCAGCAGTTTGCCGCGGCTGACATGGCGCTCGCGCGCCGTCTCGCCTCCACCGCCGGCCGCCATCTTGACGGCGTCCTCCACAGTCGTAATCGCCTCCGCCATCGCCGCCTGATTGGCCTTGAACACGTCGGACGAGGGCGAGATGTGAGATTTCAGAACAGTCATGAAGTCCTCATTCGATCGAGCCTGATTGTGGCTTCGGAGGTCTACCCTGGCGTCTATCTGGTCTCGGTGAACAGCTCGCGGCCGATCAGCATGCGGCGGATTTCACTGGTTCCGGCACCGATCTCGTAGAGCTTGGCGTCACGCAACAGCCGCCCGGCCGGATAGTCGTTGGTGTAGCCGTTACCGCCGAGCGCCTGGATGGCTTCGAGCGCCAGCGCCGTTGCCTTCTCGGCCGCATAAAGAATACAGCCGGCCGCGTCCTTGCGGGTGGTCTCACCACGATCGCAGGCTGCAGCCACCGCATAGACATAGGCGCGCGCCGCGTTCGCCGTCACATACATGTCGGCAAGCTTGCCCTGCATGAGCTGGAACTCGCCGATCGCCTGGCCAAACTGCTTGCGCTCGTGGAGATAGGGGACGACGACGTCAAGGCAAGCGGACATGATGCCGAGCGGTCCGGCGGACAGGACGACACGCTCATAATCGAGGCCCGACATCAGCACTCGGACACCGCCGCCTTCGTTGCCGAGAATATTTTCCGCCGGCACCTCGCAATCCCGGAAGATCAACTCGCAGGTGTTCGAGCCGCGCATGCCGAGCTTGTCGAGCTTCTGGCCGGTGGAAAAGCCAGCAAAGTCTTTTTCGACGAGGAAGGCGGTAATTCCGCGCGGACCGGCACTTGGGTCCGTCTTGGCGTAGACGACCAGCACGTCCGCATCCGGGCCGTTGGTAATCCACATCTTGCCACCGTTGAGAACGTAGCGGTCGCCGCGCTTCTCGGCCCGAAGCGTCATGGAAACGACGTCGGAGCCCGCTCCCGGTTCGGACATGGCGAGTGCGCCGACATGTTCGCCGGAGATCAGTTTCGGCAGG encodes the following:
- a CDS encoding isovaleryl-CoA dehydrogenase, with the translated sequence MFQGGLSFALGEDIDALRDSVRRFATERIAPLAAETDRNNAFPTPLWREMGDLGLLGITADEAYGGAGMGYVAHCVAMEEISRASASVGLSYGAHSNLCVNQISRNGNEAQKARYLPKLISGEHVGALAMSEPGAGSDVVSMTLRAEKRGDRYVLNGGKMWITNGPDADVLVVYAKTDPSAGPRGITAFLVEKDFAGFSTGQKLDKLGMRGSNTCELIFRDCEVPAENILGNEGGGVRVLMSGLDYERVVLSAGPLGIMSACLDVVVPYLHERKQFGQAIGEFQLMQGKLADMYVTANAARAYVYAVAAACDRGETTRKDAAGCILYAAEKATALALEAIQALGGNGYTNDYPAGRLLRDAKLYEIGAGTSEIRRMLIGRELFTETR